The uncultured Subdoligranulum sp. genomic sequence CCACCAGCGCCGAATAATCTGACTTTGCAAAGAGAAAGGGACGCCCGACCGTCCTTTTCTCTTTTGCGCTGAATTCCCACACAAAGGAGCGTTCGTCCCATGTTTACCGTTGCCACCGTGCTCAGTGCACTGGAACTTGGCTTTATCTACGCGCTGGTTGCCATGGCGCTGTTTCTGAGCTTCCGCGTGCTCAACATCGCCGATATGACCACCGACGGCGCCTTCACGCTGGGGTGTGCGGTGTCCGCCACCGCCGCCGTGGCAGGGCATCCCTTCCTCGCCCTGCCGCTGGCCATGCTGTCCGGCGCGGTGGCCGGATATGTCACCGCCTTCCTTCAGACCCGGCTGGCCGTGCCCTCCATTCTGGCCGGCATCATCACCAACACCGGGCTGTACACCGTGAATCTGGCGGTGATGGGCTTCTCCTCCAATGTTCCCATGCTCAAGACCGAGACCATCTTCACCGCCGCCCAGGCCCTGCTGGGGGAAAACGCCCCCTACAAACTGGTGGTGGCGGCCCTCATCACGGTGGTGGTCTGCGTGCTGCTCATCCTCTTCCTGGGCACCCGGCTGGGCCTTTCCATCCGTGCCACCGGTGACAACCCCGACATGGTCCGCGCTTCCTCCATCAACACCACCTTCACCATCACGGTGGGGCTCTGCATCGCCAATGCCATGACGGCCCTCTCGGGCGCCGTGCTGGCCCAGTACCAGAAATCCGCCGACATCAACCTGGGCACCGGCATGGTGGTCATCGGGCTGGCGTCGCTGATCATCGGCGAGACCCTCTTTGGCCGGGGCGGCATGTGGACCAAGGCTGTGGCGGCTGTGGCCGGCAGCGTGATCTACCGTTTCATCATTGCCATTGCCCTGCGGGCCAACGTCCCGTCGGAATGCCTCAAACTGATTTCCGCCGTCATCGTGGCGCTGGCCATTGCGGCGCCCGCCTTGCAGGCGCGGGCCGCCTTCCGGCGCCGCCGCGCCCAGGCCGAGAAGGGAGGTGCCACCCGTGCTTGATCTGAAACATGTGAGCAAGACTTTCAACCCCGGCACCGTCAACGAGAAGGTGGCGCTGAAAGGAATCGACCTCCATCTGGAGGAGGGAGATTTCGCCACCATCGTGGGTTCCAACGGCGCGGGCAAATCCACCCTGTTCAATGCCATCGCCGGTGAGTTCATCGCCGACACCGGCACCATCACGCTGGCCGGGCAGGACATCACCATGATGCCGGATTACCGCCGCTCCAAGGTCATCGGCCGGATGTTCCAGGATCCTCTCAAGGGGACGGCCCCCCACATGACCATCGAGGAAAACCTGGCGCTGGCCTTTTTGCGGGCCTCCCACCAGACCTCGCCTTTCTCCCGCATCAGCAAGGCGGACCGGGCCCTCTTTGCGGAGAAGCTCTCGGCCCTGGGCCTGGGCCTGGAGGACCGAATGAAACAGCCGGTGGGGCTGCTCTCGGGTGGACAGCGCCAGGCGCTGACCCTGCTGATGGCCACCCTGGTGACGCCCAAACTGCTGCTGCTGGATGAACACACGGCGGCCCTGGACCCGGCCACCGCCGAGAAGGTGCTGGATCTGACCAAGAAGATCGTGTCGGAAAACCACATCACCTGCCTGATGATCACCCACAACATGCACGACGCCCTGACGCTGGGCAACCGCACTCTGATGATGGACCACGGCCGCATTGTGCTGGACGTGGGCGGGGAAGAGCGCACCCACATGACGGTGCCGGGACTGCTGGATCGGTTCGCCCGGAATGTGGGCCACCAGCTGGACAACGACCGCATCCTGCTGAGCAAGGAAGAATAAAGAAGAAGAGCCATCCCGTGAGGGATGGCTCTTTTGTTGTTTATGAAACAGGCTGCCCGGTCCAGCCGTCGCTCTGGGCGGAACTGCCGTCGGGGTACAGCCACAGGGCCTCGTACCCGGGAACGCCCGTCAGCACGGTGCGGCCGGCGTCTTCCGGCAGACAGAACAGGGCGGTGG encodes the following:
- a CDS encoding ABC transporter permease subunit — translated: MFTVATVLSALELGFIYALVAMALFLSFRVLNIADMTTDGAFTLGCAVSATAAVAGHPFLALPLAMLSGAVAGYVTAFLQTRLAVPSILAGIITNTGLYTVNLAVMGFSSNVPMLKTETIFTAAQALLGENAPYKLVVAALITVVVCVLLILFLGTRLGLSIRATGDNPDMVRASSINTTFTITVGLCIANAMTALSGAVLAQYQKSADINLGTGMVVIGLASLIIGETLFGRGGMWTKAVAAVAGSVIYRFIIAIALRANVPSECLKLISAVIVALAIAAPALQARAAFRRRRAQAEKGGATRA
- a CDS encoding ATP-binding cassette domain-containing protein; this translates as MLDLKHVSKTFNPGTVNEKVALKGIDLHLEEGDFATIVGSNGAGKSTLFNAIAGEFIADTGTITLAGQDITMMPDYRRSKVIGRMFQDPLKGTAPHMTIEENLALAFLRASHQTSPFSRISKADRALFAEKLSALGLGLEDRMKQPVGLLSGGQRQALTLLMATLVTPKLLLLDEHTAALDPATAEKVLDLTKKIVSENHITCLMITHNMHDALTLGNRTLMMDHGRIVLDVGGEERTHMTVPGLLDRFARNVGHQLDNDRILLSKEE